One window of Phalacrocorax carbo chromosome 1, bPhaCar2.1, whole genome shotgun sequence genomic DNA carries:
- the C1H3orf85 gene encoding uncharacterized protein C3orf85 homolog produces MFQILVSALLFTASISGVLGAPFLREESANQFIRLKRHIPYSQNYWDPSSSQNAWGYTVAEQVSESWTALRDTAQYYMDFGSFAFDPSTASDKIRSYMDMLQQSGTHLQQQTRMSY; encoded by the exons atgtttcaaattttGGTGTCTGCTCTGCTGTTTACAG cTTCCATTTCGGGTGTCCTTGGAGCACCTTTTCTGAGAGAAGAATCAGCAAATCAATTTATACGACTTAAACGACACATACCATATTCTCAGAACTACTGGGACCCAAGCAGCAGCCAGAATGCATGGGGATACACTGTGGCTGAACAG GTTAGTGAATCATGGACAGCCTTGAGAGACACAGCACAATACTATATGGACTTCGGTTCTTTTGCCTTTGATCCTTCAACTGCCAG CGACAAAATCAGATCTTACATGGACATGCTACAGCAGTCTGGGACTCACCTCCAGCAACAGACAAGGATGAGCTATTAA